The Primulina huaijiensis isolate GDHJ02 chromosome 9, ASM1229523v2, whole genome shotgun sequence genomic interval CAATCCTCGTATTACTGTAGCACTGAATGAGCATAAAAATTCCCTATGTATGCCGCAATTTTGTTgcgaataatgtccatactcattttcaaaaatcatgtcactgataatcattttctttaaaaaagtCCCAATACTATGTCTGGACTCAAAGACCTATTTTTCTAATATCTCCTACTTCTTTCCTCGCATTATCCAGCTTTTCCCTGAGGATTTAGGGTcttaacaattaaatatataatgtgcattgaaatattaaaaaaaatcacctcAGAAACTTGCCAAGGTGTTCTGGCCAACTATCTGAACCTCTACAATCATAAGGTCTATCACCTCGATCTTTTCTTTTCCTTGAGTCCCTTCCCTTATCATTCCGTCTACCTGAATCCAGCCGCAATCTGATGCACTTAGATGAGGAATCTGGACCGTCTATGGTGTCAGAAACAAGGAATTTCAGTTTCTCCTTGAAGAAGTTATGAACCGCCTGAAAGTAGATAAACAACCTTTCTTAAGAGTTAAGACCAGaaacaaataatatgatatgaaacCAGTTACGTAAAATAAATGAGCAGAACTTGTCCAAAATACCGTCCGATGGGACTTATCAGAACTGGGCAAGAGAACAATTGATTCATTGCTGCCCCCAACACTGGAGGAAACTTGATCTATAAAAGCTTTCAACTTCTCTGCATCGATGTCACCAGCAAGAACTCTAAACTTTTCTATCTCCGGGACGTAATCTTTAGCCAATAGATCACATATCGTTTCTCTCTTTTCCTCAGCAATCTATTAGACCATGTTTTAACAGAAAAGGTCATGTAATCAGGATGGGACAGAGAGTTGAGCAGACGGACCATTGAATATCAAGGTGATTTCACATATTTCTGGGATAAAATTTGCATTTAGAAAACTAAAGTTTGAATTTTTCATTACTTATGTGTGAAAAATCCTCTCAACTCACTTCCTGCCGATAATGTTAACGTAATAGACCAAAGTGATTAAAGTATCAACTTCAGTACCTCTGGTGGAGCATCCAGCGAGGTTAGACGGACAATATTTCCATCCAAATCGACTTCATTCACAATAAAATCAGAatatctggaaaaaaaaaaagtttccaaTCGAAAATCAGAAAGGTTTTTACCTCTAGTCATTAGGTTTCTCATCTCTGTAATTACCTCTGCTTGAGAATTCCGCGAAATCCCGGGAGATTGGAGATGTAGCAAAGAATCCCGACATCGGATTCTTCAATGGATGTCATATTGATCCTTGGAGTGGTGACAGAAAGTGGGAGAGGTTTAGGGAGGGCTTTACTACGGACACAGCAGACACTCGGGATAATTGTTTTTCCCCCCCTTGTGatacatcaaattttttttaaaatccctATGCAATATTAATAGGTTAATAATCATCtcattgtttaaaaaattaggTCGCGtgtatcaatttattttgaatctcattgtttaaaaaattaggTCGCGtgtatcaatttattttgaattttttgtaatattttttttgtcctTTAGTAAATAACACCTGATACACTATCGGCTCTCTCATAATCGTTCTCGCTTTTGTTCCAGATAAGAAGATTTAGAAAGAAACCCCTAATCTCCAAATTATTGTAGCCGCTTCCGCAAAGTTTTGGTTTTGTTCACAAATTCGGTATTTGTTTAGTGTTATGTTACTCTTTCATTGTATGGATCAGTCGATCAAGTTCGATGTATGGTATGGAGGTAAGTTTAAGGTTAATCCAAAAAGAACGTATCCAAAAGTAGTTTATATTGGAGGGGTTAAACACAAGAATGAGGATTTCAATAGGTTTAATTTTTCAGATTTAAGACTATATGTGGTAAACGCAATTGTGCTAGAAGTCATGAGAATACGACTGACAATTACAGGCATTTGGGAAAGAGAATTGAGAAGATTGTCGGGGATAATCCTGACATAAAAATTGAACATCTACAAAATGTGATAATGACCAAATGTGGAGTTGATGTAAGCAAATGGAAGGTGATAAAGGCTAAGAAAGATGCTATTAAGGTGATTATAGGGGTTGACATCATACAATGTCATCTTCTACGAGACTATTGTGATACAGTGAGATAATTTAACATGAAGTACTTTTGTCCTCAAgagaaaatgaatattttgagcCTCCAACATTTGATAAGATTTATATAAGCTTGCACGCAATGAAATCTTCTTTCTTAGGAGGTTGTAGACCAATTATTGGACtagatgtttgttttttttaaaaaaatacatggtGACTAGCTCTTGGTAGAGATGTGAATGATAATATGGTGCCCATAACCTTCGTAGCAGTACAAGTTGATAATGGAGAGAATTGGGCCTAGTTTCTGACTATTATGTTGGAAGATATAGGAGAAATGAGAGAAGATAGATGGTCTTTCATCTCGTATAGACATAAGGGACTAGTAGAAGCACTGAAAGAACTTGTTCCTGATTGTGATCATAGATATTGCTTGAGGAATATGTACTAGAACTTTAAGAAAAAATTCGGAGGTTCGGAGTTAAAAGACTTGGTTTGCAAGTGCATATGGCAGTGTTTGTACAAGAGCCATTGGCTACAGCTAATGCAACTGGACTTTCAAGAACCAGAACCACTGCAAGTAGAGATGCAAGTGTTGCGGGTTCGAGCCAAGGAACAAGTTCAAGTCGAGCTTCATATGAAGATACCACTTCTTCAAGGTTGTCTATATGGGGTTTTAGGCTACGATTGACCTTACTTTGATAATTTTGTGTCAGGCTTTGATGTATTTTGTCAAGGAACTTCGATGTTTGTTAGGTCATTGAACAATTTACCTAGAATGATTCTTGGatgtattaaaaatttatttagaatGGTTCTTAGATGTATGAAACAATTTATCTAGTTCTCCTTGTATCATTATCTTcgtttcaaattaaaataaattatagatTGAACATTAGAGGATCCACAACATTTTCAACATTGAACTACTAATTCAATACACATTGCTACAACACAATTGAACATACATTATATCGCTTTCAACCATGAACGTAAACATCTTTCAACAATTTAACACAACACACACTTTACTTCAACAAGAGAACTACCGACACTAGTAGGAAACAAACACAAGTAACCCATGACACATGAATGTAACCAACTTCAACTGCACCATATTTTCTTTCTTGCACACTGGCATAACCTCCTCTTCGTGGGGTTTATCTAAGCTGTTAACACCACCATAGGTGCTAAATGTGACGCCCGGAGCTGAAGAGGGCGGGGGTTGATCACCAGTGTCATGAGGTTTCACGGACAATGAGCGACTCATGACAAACTTCTAGGCGAAAGGAACGTGAATGAACTGTTCCCACACCAAAATGATAGGGATTCcaaaaactgttcaggtatgagactgtacagttgaggagtgcttaaaagatttgatatgtactactcatatcaagaaggtacatcttcttttcgggagttcatcacataagaactccaagtTAAGCATGCTTAACTTgtggcaattttgggatgggctACCCTCTGGGAAGTTTTCtaaggtgcgtgtgagtgaggacataagcacgctgaaaaAACTCATCTTGGTATAGTGAGAAAATTCGTCGAATTTGGGGCATTGcggttggtatcagagccgacctctctaaGTACGGTGTAGTTCCAGGACGAACCAAGCAAAAGTTGGTGGACATGTGACGCTCGGGGCCAAAGaaggcggggggtgatcgtcggtgccatgaggttgcacagaCAATGAGCGGCTACTGACATGCTTCTAGGtgaagggaacatgaatgaaccgatcctcACACCAaaatgagagggattccaaaaATTGTTTAGGCATGGAACTGGGCAGTTGATGAGTGCTTAAAAGAAGATTTGATAGGTATTACTCgtatcaagaaggtgcatcttcttttcgtgAGCTCATCACATAATAACTCCAAAATTAAGCATGCTTGACTGAGGCAATTCTGGGATAGGTGATCCCTTGGAAAGTtttctagggtgcgtgtgagtgaggacgtaagcacgctggaaagactcgtcttggtacattGGGGACAATAGTCGAATCTGGGCGTCACGCTAAAACCCAAACCTCTTAAATCACCATGATATTCATCTTCGTCTCCATCGGGAAGCAAAGTATAACAGTTAGGGTGACACCAAAAAAAAACCCGCACTGGTTCATTGAGCAGCTGTAGTACAATAGACCCTTAGTTTTATTCTTTTCGGACAACACGACCCTAATGTTGTAGGAACAGACTGGAGGCGTTGGGTACCTTAAATCCAAGCAATCCATAGTGGTTGATTTTTTAGATCTGTGAGAAGACTCCATTAATGTATGGAAGAAGCTGTCTCAAATGAAAAATAGAGACAACAATTTAAATATTGAAGTAAAGGGCATTTACTGTACTTTATgttaaaaaatctttaaaaagcAAAAAATACAAACAATCACAACGCGTGCAAGACGTAGGGGGTTGTGAgccaattttttaaacaatgaGGGCGTTATTAGCCTATTAATATTACGTAAGGGGTTTCAGGAACTTTTTAAATGTTTCGCAGGAGGTCAAACAACAATTCGCCCACAGACACTCTTATATGCACATAGTTTTTGCCGCTGCATATGAGTGAGGCACCGTCGAAGAGTTCTTTGTATGCTCGAGCAGTTTTGTCTTACTAATCACTAATGATGAGGCACTGTGATGCTTGAACTGAGGACATGAAACATCAGTATTGTAAGAATCATGTTAttagatatatttgaatttgatttgaaactcgaaaattttattattttttgtttgaatgTTGTTGGAATCAGAGTTGGGTTTGAGTTCGGCTCGAAATATTCGAACATTTTTGCAAActacttgaaaataaaattaaaaacccaaaatatatgtatttaacatataattatattaataaaaataaataaattcacaaGGTATTGGACAAAATACTATAAGCTCGAGTTCaacttgaaattttttgaatatGTTAGAGTCCACCTCGAATTCGATAACTTtgaatacatataaaatatttttcaagatgGCTAGAAATTAAGTTTGAATATGTTAGAGTCTACCTCGAATTCAATAACTTCGAatacatatcaaatattttttaagatgGCTAGAAAAACTCACAGCCAACTCAATCTGTTTACACCTACTCAAGACTTGTGCTAATACAGCTATATAATTGATATAatctataaaaattttaattctcaGCAACACAATTTATAGACTTGGTTAAAAtctaatgatatatttatttaatttaaaagctttctttttatcatgaaatataaaattagttattttttttatttacataaCAAAAATTATTCGATTCATAAACTTTCATCTATCAGACAAAAAGTAAAACTAAACATGCCCGATGTGAAGCgtaaatcaatatttttaatgGAGAATAgtggtttttttataattaatttaaaaattaaaaattatttcaaaataaaaaaatttgcaaaattactttaatccgtgcttacgaagcacggattAGAGTGACGCGTAAGCACGGATGCTCGTCCACCGTGGAGCATCCGTGCTTACAAAGCACGAATGCTCCacatgtatataaatatattattgttattattattattattattattattattattattattaattttctcCCTTATTGATGTATCGGTgaaatactattatttttattcttcTTAATTTTCTCCCTTCAATCCTCTCAATATATCTAATTTTTCAGCCACCCAaccaaataatacaaaatatttaataattaccatatatttttcattcgaattaaattaattaattaattaaataataataataataataataataataataacaataataataataataataatatacatgTGGAGCATCCGTACGAAATGAAATGAACCCTTTCAATTTTTGATTGAATTTATTTGAACTTTACCCCAAATTAGTCAGACCGTTAGAGTTGATATCGCTTCACACTGGTCCATTTTCCTACAAGAGACACCTCTTTCTTTGTACCCGTTTTTGTGATCATATTTTTCAACACACAAGTGTTTCGTATGGTGTCCACGttttcatatttatgtatttgagGCTGCAATACATCCTCAAGTACATTATCCTCACACTTATCCTTTAAGCTTGCACAAACAGAAGAAGCGACTTTGCTCAACGCCTGCAGTTCCACCCCAGGTTGTCGAACTTTTTTTGGATTGATTCTTGGACCCTTTTCAGTTATGTTCATTAATATTAGTATCCTCTCATCTATTTGAGCATTTTAGTTTAGTTTTATTTGGGCCGTCAATATGGATCATGTATACGGACTTAGCGTTAGTATATGTCACATTGGTTTAACATTCCTTTGGAATGAGATGAGAAGATTATTTCTTGATTACCTTGTTCCTGggcggttttttttttttttttttttttttttttaggtttttttttttttaatttgtgggattttttttctctttttttttttttttttttttttttttttttgtgtttttttttttttttttttgtgtcttttgtttggtttttttttttcaaatatgtggaatagctttttttttttttttttttttttccttttttgtcTTTGTTAGTGCTTCTGTTGTTGATTCTGTGATATATAAAGTCATTGATATTGTTGGAACAGAAAGATAAGCGGAAGCTCATTTTGCGATGATTGGCATGATTCATAGTCTTGGAGTCTCTGCAGGTACTATGAACGAGGAACGTGACGTGCAAGTACCTTCAGTGCATGGGGAGAATTTTGGGGGTCAAAACAACGATAGATTGATGGAATTTCAGTTAGACAGTAGCATGAAGGAAAGAACTGCAACAGATTGTTCCATAGCTGAAACAAGTGCAGCTAATGCTTCAGCAGAAGAAATTGCAGGAGGCCAGGATTCAGTAAAAAGACTTTCGGTTGGATCAAATAGGTTATCCGAGGAATCTATTGTTGGATCCAGACTCCCGAGGGTCTCTCAGGAGATAAAAGATGCTTTGGCAACACTACAACAGACGTTTGTTGTCTCCGATGCGACCAAGCCTGACTGCCCCATCATCTATGTTAGCAGTGGCTTTTTCACTATGACTGGTTATTCCTTGAAAGAGGTCATTGGAAGGAATTGGTAAGTACTAGCTGCTCCAGGAATTTTTTCCTGCAACATACCAGAATTTTTTCGTAAATATGCCATGAAGTTCAAAAAGTTATCCCAACGTGGCATGTGGAATCATTTCGAACTTTTAGATCCATAATAAAATGGATCTTTGTCAAGAGGTCGGGGATGGTTATTTGTTCTTTGTTTCAGCCGTTTCTTGCAGGGACCTGATACAGACCAGAATGAGGTAGCAAAAATAAGGAATGCGACAAGAACAGGAACAAGCTATTGTGGGAGACTTCTAAACTATAAGAAGGATGGGACTCCTTTCTGGAATATGCTGACAATCACTCCAATCAAAGATGATGCAGGAAAAACCGTACAATTTATAGGGTAACTTTTCCTCTCTTCGATTGTAAAAGTGGAATCCTGATAGTCACGAAGTCATTTTAATACTAGATCTAGTTATCCAACAATAGAAAGTACGAATACCGTGATTTCATTTGAGCCTCAATGCACAACTTTTTAGAAAAGTTGAGTTAAAAATGAGTGGAAGATGATTACATTCTGCTTGAAATCAGGCATGACTTATAATCCTAAAGTCTTATGTATCAAAATACTTGTAAAATTATTGAGGTTGTAAGTTGTCACCATCCTACTGAATGATATATGATACTCCTAATATATTGTACATTATGTCATCATCTTACTGTGATGTTGATGAAATTGTTCTTTGTTTGCATGGGTCTGATGAACAGAAAGATATTCGAACCTTTGACATTATTGAAGTGGAAAATGTAATTTCTTTCCTTATGCATAAGGTTTATTCAAACAGTAATAGAAAACTATACACGGCATATGGAAGGTATTTTGAATCCAGTTCAATCTAATTCATGGCAAGTAGAGCAAAGAAGTATCATTTTCAAGACTAATTCCATGTTCTTCATTATCCAATTCTAAGTTCTGCTCCAAGTATTCTTTATGTTACGTAAATGGGGGTGAAGCTAATGATCAtaaatttgaaaccattatCCATTTTCTTTGTCTGTTCTAGTGCTTTTTATTGCCTGATATCATCCCCTGAAGTTGTTGTTTTAAAGTTTTTTCACTAGATATGAATTGACCGTTATAGATCAACTTAACATATAATTTGCTAATATGCAGTGTGTTCTTATACTTTAAGTCTTGGTAATGTGGACAGTTTATCCCGGTCTGATACAAGTATATACATATTGTGCTTGTTGGCAGAATGCAGGTTGAAGTCAGCAAGTACACAGAAGGGATGAACGATAAAGCATTGCGGCCAAATGGATTGCCAAGGTCATTGATTCGTTATGATGGTAAGTGCACCTACTGAGCCTATTCCCGCTCATAACCAACTCTCGTTTGGAATCTGACTTGATAGACTTGCTTCAGCTCGTCAAAAGGAAGAGGCTTTAGGCTCTATCACGGAAGTGGTACAAACCCTTAGGCATCCAAAATCCCATGTAACACCTGAGAGTCATGATACCATGACTAAGATTGAACATACTGGGCTAGCAGAATTGTTGGATAATAAAGGTACACCCGGGAGACAAATCCCTCGTCTAGATACAAAAAGTAAGTCACACCGTTCAGATTTTCGCTCAGACACAAGCCAAAAGTCAAGAAAATCTGGACGCTTTTCACTTATAGGGTGAGTccttttctctctctctctccactTTGCAACTTTTCTCTTATAATCTGCTATCTCATTTTGTTAGTCCAGATATTATGTGAAGGAAAAAAGAGGTCactttttgtttatatttctGGAAAATGTATtgattttttggaaaataacCAAACATATACTatttccatttcttttccaaaaataCATTTTCGAGTCACTTTCACCATCCCCTGTACAATCATTATTTGTTAATTTAAAACTGTTGTCACTCCTGAAAATAGTTCTATTATTATATTGGATTCAAACTGGATAAAATATCTTTTCAAATTGATAATGTTAAATAACTATATCCAACATGTTATGACAGTACATGacatctgttgatagaaaaCGTTTTCTTCCTAAAACATGACTTGATAGACATTCtccaattcaacatttgaaaatattttccacaaattttttcattaatactgGAAACATAACAAAAAGTACCTAGAGACAATGGACATCATGCATGGTAGCGAAATGGGATCGCCAATAACCCGAGACAATTGAATACACTTTTGCCTTGGACTTTCAAACTTAAAAGCTGGAATTTTGAAAACTACTGAATCAAATGGTAACCTAAAACTTTAAGCTTCAGTGAGTAATACAAGTTTTTATGACTAATCTTTCTATCAACTCAAGTTCATAAATTTACTTTAGTCTGAGAACCCttgttaatatcaaaatatGGGGGATATTTCTTACTTGAAGATGTTGAACCTTCCATTTTGggaaatatcaaaaggcattgCTTGTTATGGGCTTTCCTCACAATAAATGTAGAATGATGCTAACTTGGTAACTTTCATCTGAAACTGTAGGATGGTTTGATTCGATTATCTCTGGTAACCTACTCTCAGAATCTGTTTGAATGATGTTAACTCGGGATCCTACATCCGGAACTGTGGGATGACTGGATTCGATTATCTTTGGATTGGATCATTCAATTCTATTAAACCACTGCATAATTTATGCAGGTTCAAAAGTAAGTCTGTACGCCATACTAGCAATGAATATCCACAAGTTATTGAACCAGAGATCCTGATGACGACAGACGAAGAACGGAGAGACAGTTGGGAACAAACTGAAAGAGAAAGGGATATACGTCAAGGCATTGACCTAGCAACAACCTTAGAACGCATTGAAAAGAATTTTGTGATAACTGATCCTAGGCTTCCTGATAACCCAATCGTGAGATAAACTATATAGTTGTAATAGTTCTGGAATTGTCTTCATTATAATCACATTGATCTCTAAATATAAAGTTATCTGCCTTCTGAAAATTCAAAATCCTATGCAGTAAATCACTCTTCAGTTTCtagataaaattctttttctgttttcttgtttgaattattaatatttgaagATACACAGCAGAATAATATCATGATACAGTTCTTGACTTGCAGATATTTGCATCAGATAGCTTCCTTGAATTGACAGAATACTCACGTGAAGAAATTTTGGGAAGGAATTGCAGGTATGAATATAATTCATGCATTGTTGGTGCTTGaaagttattttgacattccaCATGATACTGAAATCCTTAGGAACTTGTAAGTTGGATCGCTGAATTAAGCGTGCTAGCTTTCAATGATGAAATGTAACCATAGATTGAGCAAGATTGTCATATGTTACTGTATATTTTTTGTATGCCTCCTTCCTACCGTGTTCCTCAACTACAGATTTAAACGGCATTGTTTCATCTCGCTATTCATCCATGGTTTATTGCATGGCATGACATAAAAGGCATAATGGTTTTCAAAACTTATTGACATTCTGACTGTGTATTCTGCAGACTTTCAACTATAGGAGTCATGCTTTTCTGTTTCATTATGTCTAGATCACTTCCAGCTTTCCTAATGTTGTTGGAAAATGTGTGTCAGGTTTCTTCAGGGACCTGAAACTGATCAAGCAACTGTTTCAAAGATAAGGGATGCCATCAGGGACCAAAGAGATGTTACCGTTCAGTTgattaattatacaaaatatggTTCGTTTAGCTTTCAATATTATTAAATAGACTCAACTAAACATCTTATTCTTCATTAATCTCCCCTTAAACTTGTCATTTATTAATCATTAAAAATTTCAGGGAAGAAATTCTGGAATTTATTTCATTTGCAACCTATGCGTGATCAGAAGGTGGGATTTCCATGTGAATCAAGTTTTCTTGTGATCTGCAGTTGAGACATTAACTCAATCACACCAAGATTTGTTTCCTTGACATTTCTTGGCATGACAGGGTGAACTGCAATATTTTATTGGTGTCCAACTAGATGGAAGTGATCATGTGGTACCCTTGAAGAATCGTCTCTCAGAGGGAACTGAGCAACATGGCGCTAAGTTGGTATGTAATTTAGTTTTATTCTCCTAGAAGATAAGGCAGCATGCTCGAACTAGTCTACTCCAATTATATTATCCAAATATAATAGATTAAAAAAAGGAGACTGGTGACCTTCATCTTGAGTACTAAATAAAACTTTCAAGATATTATAACTTCCGCTAATTGTTGATGTCAGGTGTTATGTTCTGCCTGCCCTAGAAGAAAGTATTTTAATTCTAGAATCTATTTTAACTCTTTCTAAAATATACCTAAACTCAGCACTTTCTTGTTGATCATACCATCAAATTGTGCCATAAAACTACGAATACGTAGGAGAGGGGTGAAACAGGCTTTGCAAATGTTCAATCTTGGAACTGAAACACGAATGAAGTGTAATGTAATGTAAGAATTTTTAGGTACTCTAACATCATGATTTCTCAAATCAATTGTGCCAGATAGAATAGTAGAGCTGATGTTAATTGACCTATTCTATCATTCTGACATACAAATGATAAAGCAAGCATAATTTTGTATCATAGAATTATCCTTTGTCTTTGCTCTTATGTTCTTTGGTTAATCTTTTGTTATTTTCCAATTTAGTTCCTCAGGTTCATATTAATTATCAATGGTTGAATTTTCTTTACCAGGTCAAAGCTACAGCAGAAAATGTTGATGAAGCTGTTCGAGAACTTCCTGATGCCAACTTGGTAAGGTATTCCTTTCTCTCTATCCTTAAAGTGCCTCCAATGATAAGCTTCATATCAATATCCCTACATGTTTGATGCATTTTGATGTGAATACGTGGGAAATCAGGCTTTTAATGCAGCGAGAAACATATTCATGTTAGGATTTTAAGATTGTTGACAGAATGCTATGAAAAGACGATGTCTCATTCTCTTTCTTGCTGATGCAAAATATCTTGTGTCAATTTCAGAGACCAGAAGACCTGTGGGCTATACATTCTCAACCTGTACTTCCGAAGCCCCATAAAAAGGATAGTGTTGAATGGGCATCGATTAGAAAGGTATAACAATGTGAACTTGAATTCAAGCAAATCTGTGGATATTTTCTTCAGGATGCTATGTGAAGAATTAGAATATCACTATCCCAAAAGTTTATGATGTTGGAAGTTAgtgataaaaaatttatgtttcgTCACCTTTCATGCATGGGTTGAAGACCCAATAATGAAGGCCCATAAATTAGTATCCATAGTGTTCACATGTTGGTGGGTTTTTGTACAATGAAATCCCCTGAAAGAATACATGACCAACTGATGGAATTATTTAATGGGAGTGTGGCTGTAATTGGACTCTGCTACGATACAAAGACGAATTTTGAACTTCATGGAGAATGAAGactattaaatataaatcaagatTCACGTGGTTTGGCTACTTGGCTGACATCCACTATC includes:
- the LOC140985110 gene encoding phototropin-2-like — translated: MIGMIHSLGVSAGTMNEERDVQVPSVHGENFGGQNNDRLMEFQLDSSMKERTATDCSIAETSAANASAEEIAGGQDSVKRLSVGSNRLSEESIVGSRLPRVSQEIKDALATLQQTFVVSDATKPDCPIIYVSSGFFTMTGYSLKEVIGRNCRFLQGPDTDQNEVAKIRNATRTGTSYCGRLLNYKKDGTPFWNMLTITPIKDDAGKTVQFIGMQVEVSKYTEGMNDKALRPNGLPRSLIRYDARQKEEALGSITEVVQTLRHPKSHVTPESHDTMTKIEHTGLAELLDNKGTPGRQIPRLDTKSKSHRSDFRSDTSQKSRKSGRFSLIGFKSKSVRHTSNEYPQVIEPEILMTTDEERRDSWEQTERERDIRQGIDLATTLERIEKNFVITDPRLPDNPIIFASDSFLELTEYSREEILGRNCRFLQGPETDQATVSKIRDAIRDQRDVTVQLINYTKYGKKFWNLFHLQPMRDQKGELQYFIGVQLDGSDHVVPLKNRLSEGTEQHGAKLVKATAENVDEAVRELPDANLRPEDLWAIHSQPVLPKPHKKDSVEWASIRKITESGKTVGLNHFKPVRPLGCGDTGSVHLVELIGSGQLFAMKAMDKSMMLNRNKVHRACIEREIISLLDHPFLPTLYSSFQTPTHVCLITDFYPGGELFALLDKQPLKILSEDSARFYAAEVVIGLEYLHCLGILYRDLKPENLLLQKDGHIALADFDLSFKTTCKPQVIKHPALKKKSSRNQPPPIFFAEPSTQSNSFVGTEEYIAPEIITGLGHSSAIDWWTLGILLYEMLYGRTPFRGKNRQKTFANILHKDLTFPRSIPVSLAGRQLIYALLNRDPDSRLGSNSGANEIKNHPFFHGIDWPLIRCMTPPPLDEPLQLIGKESNAKEVSWSDDGVLVHPMEMF